The sequence AGTATATTGAATAAAGAGGGGAAGCTGACCAAGGAAGAGTTTGATCTTATAAGGGAACATCCGGTCATTGGGGACAGCATTGTAGGGCGGATTCAAGCTTTTCGTTCTATTGCCGATATTGTCCGCTATCATCATGAGCGCTATGACGGGAAAGGCTATCCTGACGGGCTGCAAGGGGAGGAAATACCGATTGAAGCCAGGATAGTGGCGGTGGCCGATTCGTTCGACGCCATGACAACCATCCGGACCTACCGGAGGGCGGTTTCGCTGAAGGAGGCACTGGCGGAGATTGTTCGCTGCCGGGCTACACAGTTTGATCCAGTAGTAGTTGATGCCTTGTTGCAACTGGCCGCTGAAAATAAGTTGCATAGCATGTGTTATGAAAGAAATACTAAGATTGCAGTCACAGGGTAAGGCTGCAATTTTTTAAAAACCTTTAATTGAGAATGAATATCAATATTAATTAGAAAAAGGAGAGATTTATATGTCGATTGTTATCGTTGGCGGAGATTATCTGGGAAACATCGAGAAGAACCTGTATGCTATGGGGGTCAAGGAAC comes from Propionispora vibrioides and encodes:
- a CDS encoding HD-GYP domain-containing protein, with the protein product MGSHLIALDDLHEVVEALALALDAKNSCMCGHSERVAELALLLAAELGFSPEEQMKIHIGAHLHDIGKIGIPDSILNKEGKLTKEEFDLIREHPVIGDSIVGRIQAFRSIADIVRYHHERYDGKGYPDGLQGEEIPIEARIVAVADSFDAMTTIRTYRRAVSLKEALAEIVRCRATQFDPVVVDALLQLAAENKLHSMCYERNTKIAVTG